CTAATAGATGTGGATATTTAGCCTATCAAAATTCTTATATGTCCTCCTTAGTACCCTCATTAATTAGTGACAAAACGTATGCGCACTTCACATGATGAGCCCAAAATAAGGAATTAAAATGGAGTATATTGATATTATTTTCATTGCCGGCATATCACTTTTCTTATATTGTATTGAGTTTTAACATGTCACACATTTTATTAAGGTTGGATGTTATATAAACGTGCCAAACTAGTGTATATCTACAACCTATAATAATTTGCCCAATATgtatcttattatcatttgttgATGTTAGCTCATATCTGCAACTTTTATAGTATTTGAGTTTAATGTATGTAACATAAGTGAATATTTCAACAGGTACCTTATTGTAGTTGATGACTTGTGGGATCAATCTGCATGGAATATTCTCCGATGTGTCTTTGCAGAAGGTGGTAATGGTAATACAGTAATTGTAACCACAAGAGTGGATGATGTCGCTTGGAGGGCATCTCATGAGCACCATGGACACATTTATAGAATGAAGCCTCTCAACGATGAAGACTCAAAAAGGTTATTCTTTGGTAGAGTGTTCAGATCGGAAGATAGTTGTGCACCCCAATATGAAGAAGTTTCAACCCAAATTTTGAAGAAGTGTGGTGGACTGCCACTTGCAATTATAACTATAGCTAGCTTATTGGCTAGTCGTCAAGCAAAATCAAGGAGTGATTGGGAGAGCATAATGAAGTCTCTGGGCACCAATTTTGCTGCAGATCCCACCCTTGAAGGGATGAAGAATATATTAAACCTTAGCTACATGCATCTACCTCCTCGTCTCCGGGCATGTTTCCTATATCTTGGTTTGTATCCAGAGGACCGTGAGATTGAGAGGGATGATTTGGCTCGACAGTGGGTAGCCGAAGGCTTTGTCAGTAGTGTTCCCGAGCTAGATTTGGAAGACGTTGCTAAGAGTTATTTCAATGAGCTTATCAATAGAAGTATGATTCAGCCTGCCAAAACCATATATGGAGAGGTGCTCTCTTGCAGAGTACATGACATGATCCTGGATTTGATCTTGGGCAAGTGTGCAGAAGAAAATTTTATGCATACAGCACACAGTCATGGAGAAATGGAAAAGATGCATAGTTGCAAGTACAAAGTCCGCCGATTATCTCTGAACTTGAGCACAGGTGGCGCAACACCAGGGTCGACTCTTGCTACTGGCCTGTCACAAGTCCGATCATTTGCACAGTTTGGAGAGTCCATATATGCACCTCTTCTTGAGTCTTTTAAGCATGTCCGGGTGCTGGTATTTGACGTGCCAGGTGAGAGAAGCAAGCTAGGTGCAATCTGCCACTTGTTTCAGCTGAGGTATTTGAAGGTTTCAGCAGACAGCGTAGAGCTTCCAGCAGAGATTCGAGGGCTTGTGCACCTGAAGACACTGGAGATGAACTGCAGATCTGAATCAATAATCAGTTCAGATATAGTCCACCTGCCCGATTTGTTCCATCTGCTCCTTCCATACAACACAGGGCTGCCTGAAGGGATCCGGAACATGACATCAATCCGCACCCTACATTGTTTAAACATGGGGGAGAGCTCGGTGGAGGATATTACAGGTCTGGGCGAGCTGACCAATCTGAGGGATCTAATCCTATCCACGTCGGACTCTTTGACGGTGGAGGGGGTTGATGCTCTGGTCTCGTCTATTGGGAAGCTCCGAGACCTTAGGCAACTCTGCCTCGATTGCCGTCTTAACGGCTATAAGGACCAGCTGGACTCGTTGCCTGATCCTCCTTCCCGTCTCGAGGCGCTCGATCTGAAAGACTGGCTGTTCTATGTAGTTCCCAAATGGATCGGTGGTCTCCGTTATCTCAGGTGGCTCCGTCTGACCGTTGCTGACTTGTCGACTCATGAGCTGCGTATTCTTGGAGAGCTGCCCTCTCTTGTTCATGCCAATCTCACCGTTTTATGTATCCGCGAAGACAAGATCGTGGTTGGCTCAGGGTCATTCCCGGTTCTGGAGGGCATTTCCATTGATTCTGATGAGGGAGATGTAGCAGCTTACCTGAGATTCGAGGCAGGAGCTATGCCCAGTCTACGAGCACTCGGTATCGGATTCGCAGTGCAATACTGGGGCGGCTGTACACCGGACGGC
The sequence above is a segment of the Aegilops tauschii subsp. strangulata cultivar AL8/78 chromosome 6, Aet v6.0, whole genome shotgun sequence genome. Coding sequences within it:
- the LOC109781797 gene encoding disease resistance protein RGA5 — its product is MAAEIVSATTGVINPLIGKLTELLGEEYRKLTGVRKQAMFLKDELSTMKALLDELELVDKLDPLAKDWRDHVREMSYDMENCIDDFMHDLEGADGKKGFVRKMAQRLRRLGRRHQIANQIEELKIRAVEENARRERYKIDDSIHSSSTVVAVDPRVSAIYEEAANLVGIDGPREELVSWLTNSERKLKVVSIVGFGGLGKTTLAKQVYEKIGGQFECKAFISVSQRPDMASLLNGLRSNLGLGLGEDSRAHEVPYIIDRLREYLTHKRYLIVVDDLWDQSAWNILRCVFAEGGNGNTVIVTTRVDDVAWRASHEHHGHIYRMKPLNDEDSKRLFFGRVFRSEDSCAPQYEEVSTQILKKCGGLPLAIITIASLLASRQAKSRSDWESIMKSLGTNFAADPTLEGMKNILNLSYMHLPPRLRACFLYLGLYPEDREIERDDLARQWVAEGFVSSVPELDLEDVAKSYFNELINRSMIQPAKTIYGEVLSCRVHDMILDLILGKCAEENFMHTAHSHGEMEKMHSCKYKVRRLSLNLSTGGATPGSTLATGLSQVRSFAQFGESIYAPLLESFKHVRVLVFDVPGERSKLGAICHLFQLRYLKVSADSVELPAEIRGLVHLKTLEMNCRSESIISSDIVHLPDLFHLLLPYNTGLPEGIRNMTSIRTLHCLNMGESSVEDITGLGELTNLRDLILSTSDSLTVEGVDALVSSIGKLRDLRQLCLDCRLNGYKDQLDSLPDPPSRLEALDLKDWLFYVVPKWIGGLRYLRWLRLTVADLSTHELRILGELPSLVHANLTVLCIREDKIVVGSGSFPVLEGISIDSDEGDVAAYLRFEAGAMPSLRALGIGFAVQYWGGCTPDGMEHLLGLEQVNVDLNITRTTKHGQWKQVAPDVSSAYRKALEVHPRRPTFEFGR